The Chiloscyllium punctatum isolate Juve2018m chromosome 29, sChiPun1.3, whole genome shotgun sequence region gtttgttttaccaaaacgcgacacctcacatttatccaaattaaattccatctgccacttagcgCATTGACCAAATTGAtaaagatctctttgtaatcttagataaccttcaaCACTGTCCACGATATCACCTATTGCTGTTTCATCTCCAGTGGAGGTGATTGCTATACCTGAGAATTCATGATCAATGAGCTTTTCTGATTAGTGTTGAATTGTGGAGAAGTCTTAATTTCTTGGTTAAAAATTAACATGTAAAGAGTGCTCGGGGTTTTGGTGAGTTGGGAAAGTTGTTGATAAAACACTAAACTGTTACCTATAGCATCAGGAGAATCCATATTTGTTTTGAGTCTCTCAGAAGCTACTTTTCGTTTTGATTGAGGTTTCCATTGAATGACAAAGAGAGACTCGCAAAATGGCTTTCCAACATGAAAAAGGAGAAATGGCTTCCATCTCAATACCAGTACGTCTGCAGTGAGCACTTTACTCCTGACAACTTTGAGTGGAAGTGGGGGACACGATACTTGAAAGCAGATGCTGTACCTACAATGTTTTcttttccagagcagcctacggTATGTTTGGTCTCAGTAGGTTTGAATATTCCTGTGTGTGCTTTTTCAAAATTTGTGGAATAATGCTGGAATCTACTGAAAATAGATGAGGAGTACGCCTGGAAATAAGGCTCTGGTCGCTAGAAGAAATGAAACTGAAGTGAACCCTTGATGTATCCTTGCCAGACTCACTAACTGATGGCAAAGTGAATGAGTGGCCTCGGCCCAAGAACCTGGGCTGCTAATTCTCAGAATTTGTGTTAAAAATCAGAATTTGAAATtggttttcttttaaaaatctgaaaatgAAAGCAAACCGTGACCAGTGAAAGTAATCACAAAGCTGAGAGATTTAAACTTTAAAACCCAACTGGATCACAATGTCCTTTTGAAAAGTCTTTGCCCAGCATCTGGCTTGTGATTGTAAACTCCAACCAAACATGCTGAATGTATATTGGTTTTAGGGATGAGCAGTAAACAGTGCTTTATTTGTGAATTAATTGAAAAATAAGAGAAATTTGGAACACAGCCACGAGAGGAGAAAGAATTGAAAGGGAGCcgagggcaactttttctcacaggctgatttgtatgtgaaatgaactaccagaggaagtgctggacatagtaacagttacaacattaacagacatttggaaaggtatatgaatagaaaatgttcagaaggatatgagccaaacgcAGGCAATTGGGGATTACTTTTAGTTAGGAAACTTGGTCAgtacggatgagttggaccgaagagtgtATTTCTGTGCTCTATAATGTGACTGTCATTTCCTCCCCATTTGCTCCAAATCCTCttgcgtgtttttttttaaaaacttattcACAAAATGTGGCGATTCTGGCAAAGTCAGCCTTCATTGCCTATCCTTacttgtcctgaagaagggtggaaagctgccttcttgagctgctgaAGTCCTTAGGGTGTAGGGAcacccacaatgtggttggggaAGGAATTACAGGATttgacacagcaacagtgaaggaactgtaatatatttccaggtcagaacGGTTTGtgacttagtcatagagatatacagcacagaaacagatccttcggtccaactcatccatgctgaccacatatgttaacccaatctagtcccatttgccagcacttggcccatatccttctaaacctttcctattcctatatCATCCAGacttcttttaaatgctgtaattgtaccagcctccaccacttcctctggcagttcattccatacatgcaccaccctctgcatgtaaaagttgccccttcggttccTTTCatatttcccccctcaccctaaacctatgccatctagttctggactccccccaccccagggaaaataccttgtctatttatcctatccgtgcccctcctgattttataaacctctataaggtcacccctcagcctccgatgttctagaggaaacagcctcagcctattttAAGGTATTAAAATATGATGCTATTTTAAAACTGAATACAGCCTCAACCTGTAGCTCAAATcaaccaaccctggcaacatcctcataaaccctTGTCTGAacctagaattgcacacaatattccaatagtggcctaatcaatgttctgtacagctgcaacatgacctcccaactcctctgactaatagaggaaagcataccaaacgctgccttcactatcctatctactgcaactctactttcaacgaactatgaacctgcactccaaggactttgttcagcaacactccctaggaccttgccattaagtataagtcctgctctgatttgcttttccaaaatgtagcaccttgcctttacctaaattaaactccatctgccattcctcagtccattaggcccatctgaccaagatcccgttgtactgaGATCTTtttcctgtccactacaccttttTTGGAGCAAGTCTTCCCATGTAtcagctgcctttgtccttctagatggtagggGTCACAAAGGGACTGTTGAAACAATATTTTCAGAAGCTTTTTAAATTTCCTAATTATTCTGTTGATTTGAGGACACCAATTTTCATTAGAGTACAAGCAGCTTGATTCTATGATTCCACATTTTTCTCTTGAGTTGGAAGTCCTATTGTAGGGCTTCAGCACATAATCTAGACGGATAACTTTCTGAATTGCCAAGAAAGCACTGTATTGAAGATGGTGCCATTTTTgatactattttaaaactgaggCCTCAACTGTCCAAGGTAACTAATTGAAAGGATAACCGGGCAGTTCCAATGGTATCCTGGTTACCATTGATCCTTCAGTAACACTTTAAAAAACTGACTCATTATCCATCTTCATCTCAACACTATCAGTGGGATGTTATGTAGGCTGCACACAACAATATTTCATTTCAAAGTAGCTCATTTGCTACTTGATGCTTTGGGAACATATTGagggctttttaaaaaattcattcacaagataaggGTGTCAGTACTTGCCCAGAGGGAGCtgcgttgctgtgggtctggactgtCATGTAGACTcaatcaggtaaggatggcaacttccttccctaaagggatgtgtgaacgagatgggttttttccaacaatcaaagaTGGCTAAATGCTCCGCATTAGACTTTtagtttcagatttttattgaatttcaaTTCCACAATCTACCATAATAAGATTCAAATtcaggtccccagagcattacctgAGTGTCTGGATCACACTTGGCACTTTTCCTTGCTGCTGCAAGAGGTATAAACCTGCCCCCCTCCAAAcatctcatctactgtgtccattgctctcaatgtggtctcctgtatattggggagacaggacaccaacttgccgaatatttcagagaacatctctggggcacatGCACCAAGcagccccaccgccctgtggctgaccatttcaactccccctcccactgttgtggttctgttcgccgagctgggaatttgtgttgcaaacctttcgtcccctgtctaggtgacatcctcagtgcttgggagcctcctgtgaagcgcttctgtgctgttttctccgatatttatagtggcctgtctctgccgcttccggttgtcagttcgagctgtcactgcagtggccggtatattgggtccaggtcgatgtgtttgttgatagaatctgtggatgagtgccatgcctctaggaattctctggctgttctctgtttggcttgccctataatggtagtgttatactactccccctcccactccaccaaggacatgcaagtcttggGCCTCTTGCACTGTCAAATCCAAACTACCTGatatgactggaggaagaacatctcatcgtctgccttgggacccttcaatcacatcaacatcgacttcactagtttccaaatctccctccATCTCATCCTAGACCCAACCCTCCAActgtcctcttgacctgtcctaactgtccatcttccttcccatttacccgctccatcctcccctctgacatatcacgATCACCTGCATCTACCTCGCTGTCCCAGCTACAACGCTCCCACTTTTCTAATTATTTCTcagccacccccacccccccaacattcctgatgaagggcttatgcccgaaaggtcggCTCTCctgctgcttctcggatgctgcctgacttgctgtgcttgtCTAGCGCCATGTTTTTCAtctttggattaatagtccagcgataatatTGCAAAGCTGTCGCCTCCCCTAAAAGACACTAGAAATGAAAGTTCAAACAATTAGCAATCTCGCTGAGCTTGTCAATCTATGTACAAGTGAAAATGGTGAATGTTAGAGATTGTTAATGTTAGAGAATGTGAGAGGCCTTGTACTGATCTCTCAGATACCCACAAACGGGGACTTCTCTAACCGATAGATCAAATTAAAGAACCGAGATTCTGTGAAACAGGATACCATGTGGTTGAGAAGAGCAAAAAAGGATCAGTATATCTTGGCCAGAAGCTGAAACCCCTCACCATTCCTACTCCCTCATCCAAAGAGTTGATGTTAATTGTAGAAGCACCAGTTGTTGCCCTGGTTGAGGTTAGCCAACTTGCAGCAGGGCAACAAGCACATTTGGGTTTTCTAGTCATTACAGATTCATGTTTATGCAACTGGGTGTTACTGACATTGAATAGGCAATAGGGCATCTTTTGTGTTCCTTTTGTACTGGTTTAAACTAGGAAACTTTTAAATATGTACTGCCAAACAGGATTAATTAATTTGAACAGTATCAGCATAATAATGGACAATTAGTTTCCAAAGGTCTTCAGTAGCAATGAGGGCAGCTTAAAAAGATCCCAGTGTGTGGTAACTGTAGTTAATGCATGTTAAAATGTTTCTGTGGGATCAATTGTATTCTTGAAATTTCTAATTTAAAAATATTTCCCTAGAAAAGGAAAGCCCTTGCTCGATCAATTGGaaataaatggaaaaaaaagAGGTTGGAAGGTCAAAACAATGAAGATGAAATGATGTTGCAAATGCAAACTGTTCCAGTTCAATCACATAAAATGAGTGAGCCAGATGCGCTTGCATTGTTAGTTATGACAACAgaaccaactctgtcaacttCATCAAATTCAATTAATGAAGCTGATAAGGTACCTGTAACTTCTGGCAGTGCCTGTATTGACTCTACGTCTGAATCAATTACACCAGCTGTTCAACCTTTACTGAACATGACAGTGAATCCCTTTGAGTTATTGCAAATAGACAAAGGCAAATCTCCTCCATCTGTACTAATGGAGCCATCGCTATTgccatttgaaaatgttgcagctgtTGAAACTGTTCCACTTGCACCAACATTGACATCAGTTGAAACTGGAACAACAGCTACAGCTTTGCCAACAGTTGAAACTTCACAGCTTGTGTCGACACAGATGTGTGAGGAATCAGAGCCAGGACCAATAGAAATGGTGCTACCAGCTGCTGAAGCTTTTGAAATGCTGACATCGTTCAAGTTAAAACCTCCAACGTCAGTCCCTTCTACTCCAGCAATGTCCAATTTTGAGGATGTTGAAATTGCTTCAGCTGCAGTATCGACTGATCAAACATTATCACTCACCAACCTATCTTCTCCGACATCATCCATATTAATGGCAGCAGCAACTGAAACTTTGACAaaactgtctggctttgaaaCACTACTGACAGTGCCTTCTGCTGTCCTTGTACCAATTATGTCAACTTCACCAATTGTGCAAAATCATGCCATTATGCCCACTGGGACAGTCATTGCTGCAGTAGAAACAGTTGTGCCTGCACTGCCTGACCTCTCAGAAGTACAAGGTGAACATTCGTACTACAAAAGTGACCTCACAATAGATCAGCTTGAAAGAATTATTGCTAACTTGCAAAAAAAGGTGAAAGTTATACAGCAACGTGAAAGGAGGAATTCAGTCCGGCTGAAAGCCATGGAAAGTCTTGTGGACCAACTTAAAAGCAAAAATATTATTTCCAAGGAGAAGCTGAAAATAATGGAGATGGTAGGCAAAGGGTTCACTCTAGCATGTTTGTTGAGAGACCTAGGTGGATGCTTCACATATATTTTGCAGTGCAGTGCCAAAGAGTGGAGGTACAGCAGGGGGTGATACACAGACAAGCATAGACAAAGCATCAGGTCAGTCCAGAAGGCATTGCAAACAAAGTTGAGTCAGAAGGCTGAATGTTAGTTGTTTTAATGTAGGGAGTCTTGTGAATAAGGTAGATGATTTGAGGGTGTTGACTAACGCATAGGGTTGGGACAGCATttctgtcacagagtcatagttgTGGGACAACAATGGCTGGGCAGGTGTTACAGTATTGATCAGTCAATTACTGAAGTTGAGGGATAATATCTTAGAAGGTTCTTCAAATTAGGCCATATGGGTAAAACTTGAAATCAAAGAGGGGGCTGTCACTTACCTGGAGGTGTACTATAGTATTCCAAGCAAGCAAGGAGAGGCATGTAGGTAAGTCTCAGAagtgtaaaaataatagggtaaTAATGGTAAGAGATTCTAACTTCCCCTATATTAACTGAGGTAGTCAGAGTGAATGGTTTAGAGGGAGCAGAATTGTTAAAATGCATTCAGGAGTGCTTTTTAAGCCAGTATGTAGAAGGCCCGATGTGAAGCTGCAGTCCTGGGCTCAATGTTAGGTAGTGAAGCCTAACATCTAATTGAGTGAGGAAAGCGAGAAAATATTAGAGGTGTGCTCAGTAATTTTCAATTCCTGTCTGACCACATGAGagttgccagaggactggaggacagtgttATGGCCCTTACTGTTTGTGGTatgtataaatgatttagacttgaacATAAGATGGTCAATCACTAAattctcagatgttgtgaaaatttgGTGTGGTAAATAGGATAATCTTAGATTGCACAGGGCTGATCATATTGTCCGCGGGCAATGGAATGCAGTCCAGATAAGTGAGGTTATACACTTGAACAGGTCAAACAAGACAAGGCAATACAAGATTAATGGTTGGAAcctgggaagcactgaggattAGCAGAGCCTTAGTATGCATTGGTCCCTTAAGGTGGTAGGACAGGTAGATAATGTGTcgaagagtgtggtcctggaaaaacacagccggtcagacagcatccgaggagcaggacagtcgacgtttcaggcataagcccttgctCAGGAatggcttatacctgaaacattgattctcctgctgcttggatgctacttgaccggctgtgcttttccagcaccacactctttgactctgacctccagcatctgcagtcttcacttcttCCAAGTAGATAAAGTGGTTAAAAAGGCAGATGGAATGCTTGTCTttgttaggcaaaagtgaggattgcagatgctggaaaccggagtctagattagagtggtgctggaaaaacacagcaggtcagccagcatccgaggagcaggaaaatcgacatttcaggcaaaggcccctcttcaggaatagagacagggagcctccagagtggagagataaatggggggtgggaggttgttagcaaagagtacaataggtgaatgggggtggggatgaaggtgatatatcagagaggagggtggagtgggtaggtgggaaagaaggtaggcaggtaggataggtcatgaggacagtgctgaggtggaaggttggaactgggttaaggtgaggggaggagaaatgaggaaactggtgaagtccacattgttgccctggggttgaagtgttcctataatccccccatttatctctctaccctgaaggcaccctgcttctattcctgatgaaaggtttttgcccgaaacgttgattttcctgctcctgggatgttgcctgacctgtgcttttccagcaccactctgatcccaACTGCTTGTctttattagccaaggcatagagtttaagagcagtgaacGTATGCTGAAACTATAtaagttggttaggccacagctagaatattgtgtgcagttctggaaaccACATTCCAAGAGGTTTGTGATTacactggagaggatgcagaagggatttaccaggatattgccaaggCTGGAAAGCAGTGTTCCTTCTAAGCTGCTGCTGCACCAATGTTCTGTATATGGCAATCAGTATGGCAGGCCAGTTGTGATGTTGACTTCCTGTTCTGGAAGTTGCTACTACGTATGGGCCTTGGAGACCTACACAGAAAGAAAATTAGAGGGAATTCTGCTGAACGGTTTAattatgaagagagtttggataaatagggttgttttccttggaggagACCAAAGGGGAACATGAATGAGATATGTAAATAGATAGGATAGACAGAAAGGAACTTTTTCCTTGAAGGGGTCAATGACAAGTGTCATAGATTTAAGGCAGGACGTTCAGTGGGGATgtaaggaaaaatgttttcacccagagggtgcccGTAAGGGTGGTGGAAACAGAAACTCTCATAGCATTTAGAACTTAATTAGATGTGTtgttgtgatgccaaggcatgcACAGCACTGGGTCAGGtggtggaaaatggaattagaattgtccatcttcttcctcaactgaggattccctGGCACTGTAATTGACAGGGCCCTCAGGCAGGtcagacccatctcccgcacttcagcccttaccccctctcttccctcccacaacagcaatAGGATCTCCCTTGTCGTCATCCAACATGCTACCAGCATCCCCATCCAGTGGATCATTAGGTGCCATTttgccacctccagacagacaTTCCCTCCCCTGTCAGCCTTCTACAAGAACTGTTCCTTTGCTCCCAACACACCGCTTCCTCTGAAATGTGTAACACATCAGTGCTTCGTTCCTTCCTGTTGCAAGTTGGTATATAAATGCCAAGGAGGAAATACTTCGACTACAGGTGGATATATTTGGGCTGGTTAGATGGGCTGAACAGTGGCACATGGAATCTTAATACTGAAAAGTGTGATGTGATACTTTTTGGGAGATCTGACAAGACCGAGAagtaacatctgtgaagagaaatcaaaattaacattttgtgTCTGGGGGACCCTTCCTCAGGAccattctgaggaagagtcactggacccaaaaagttaactttgatttctcttcacagatgctgctagacctgctaagcttttccagcaacctctgtttctaatgtacagcatctgcagttctttcagtttttaaaaaagtaactGAATGGTAAGACCCTAGGAGATACAGAGGATCAAAATGACCTTTTAATGCACGACTATAGATCCTTGGAAGCAACAAGACACAAGGTGGCTAAGAAGGCACCCACCTTTATTAACAGAGTCATTGAATATAAGAACAAGGTGATTATAATGGAGCTGTATGTAACATTGGGTAGACCACAGCTGGGAGTACAATTTGCCACACTATATGAAAGACATGATTGCACTGGTGAAGATCCAGAGGAGATACACCAGGCTGTTACAGTTCAGCTGTGCAGAGAGACttcataggctggggctgttttcctgagtGCAGAGAAGTTGAGGTGGGGCCCTGATTGAGGTGTGCAAAATTGGGCTGCGTAGATAGGGAGAAACGTTTCATCTTAGTAAAGAGGTCAATAACCGGAGGCGCAGCTTTAAGGTAAGGAGCAGAAGGTTTAAAGGGGATTTGAGGGAATAGTGTTTCACCAAGAGGATGGTGGAtacctggaactcactgcctaaaaGGTTGCAGAAGTAGGAACCCTAAAGACACTAAAGAAGTATCTAGTCAACTCTTGAAACACTATagcatacaaggttacagaccaagtgctggtaaatggcaTTAGAATAGACAGATGTTTGGTTACCAGCATTATCATGATGGGCTGAACTGCCAATTCTTATGCAGTTAAAAACACTGAACTTATAA contains the following coding sequences:
- the LOC140454447 gene encoding THAP domain-containing protein 5-like isoform X1 yields the protein MPKNCTVTNCWRHAGQLAADKRRISFYKFPLNDKERLAKWLSNMKKEKWLPSQYQYVCSEHFTPDNFEWKWGTRYLKADAVPTMFSFPEQPTKRKALARSIGNKWKKKRLEGQNNEDEMMLQMQTVPVQSHKMSEPDALALLVMTTEPTLSTSSNSINEADKVPVTSGSACIDSTSESITPAVQPLLNMTVNPFELLQIDKGKSPPSVLMEPSLLPFENVAAVETVPLAPTLTSVETGTTATALPTVETSQLVSTQMCEESEPGPIEMVLPAAEAFEMLTSFKLKPPTSVPSTPAMSNFEDVEIASAAVSTDQTLSLTNLSSPTSSILMAAATETLTKLSGFETLLTVPSAVLVPIMSTSPIVQNHAIMPTGTVIAAVETVVPALPDLSEVQGEHSYYKSDLTIDQLERIIANLQKKVKVIQQRERRNSVRLKAMESLVDQLKSKNIISKEKLKIMEMTCSQTNVQVIHPSSSVTVLCEDNDNIIYAHQQSPNDNVHML
- the LOC140454447 gene encoding THAP domain-containing protein 5-like isoform X2, with the protein product MEILSRSGSNSLLYRDVGKFPLNDKERLAKWLSNMKKEKWLPSQYQYVCSEHFTPDNFEWKWGTRYLKADAVPTMFSFPEQPTKRKALARSIGNKWKKKRLEGQNNEDEMMLQMQTVPVQSHKMSEPDALALLVMTTEPTLSTSSNSINEADKVPVTSGSACIDSTSESITPAVQPLLNMTVNPFELLQIDKGKSPPSVLMEPSLLPFENVAAVETVPLAPTLTSVETGTTATALPTVETSQLVSTQMCEESEPGPIEMVLPAAEAFEMLTSFKLKPPTSVPSTPAMSNFEDVEIASAAVSTDQTLSLTNLSSPTSSILMAAATETLTKLSGFETLLTVPSAVLVPIMSTSPIVQNHAIMPTGTVIAAVETVVPALPDLSEVQGEHSYYKSDLTIDQLERIIANLQKKVKVIQQRERRNSVRLKAMESLVDQLKSKNIISKEKLKIMEMTCSQTNVQVIHPSSSVTVLCEDNDNIIYAHQQSPNDNVHML
- the LOC140454447 gene encoding uncharacterized protein isoform X3, with translation MPKNCTVTNCWRHAGQLAADKRRISFYKFPLNDKERLAKWLSNMKKEKWLPSQYQYVCSEHFTPDNFEWKWGTRYLKADAVPTMFSFPEQPTKRKALARSIGNKWKKKRLEGQNNEDEMMLQMQTVPVQSHKMSEPDALALLVMTTEPTLSTSSNSINEADKVPVTSGSACIDSTSESITPAVQPLLNMTVNPFELLQIDKGKSPPSVLMEPSLLPFENVAAVETVPLAPTLTSVETGTTATALPTVETSQLVSTQMCEESEPGPIEMVLPAAEAFEMLTSFKLKPPTSVPSTPAMSNFEDVEIASAAVSTDQTLSLTNLSSPTSSILMAAATETLTKLSGFETLLTVPSAVLVPIMSTSPIVQNHAIMPTGTVIAAVETVVPALPDLSEVQDLLTDKRSSDSSFQFCHSSL